The Mustelus asterias chromosome 23, sMusAst1.hap1.1, whole genome shotgun sequence genome window below encodes:
- the pgp gene encoding glycerol-3-phosphate phosphatase, with protein MAAGCVHLSGSLCSQFLASVDALLFDCDGVLWKGESAIPGAVQLINRLQERGKRVFFLTNNSTKSRQMYGEKLRGLGFQAGPEQVFGTAPCAALYLRHESELRGSVYLIGGAALRGELQAQGIACSGSGPGPELTPGPGPTQVWAAEPLDPAVGAVLVGFDEHFTYLKLCRAARYLRNPACIFLATNTDTLLPLEGGGIPGTGCLVKAVEAAANRTAHVIGKPSVYMFECLVKEHSIDPSRTVMVGDRLDTDILMGSNCGLRTILTLTGVSSLEEAKAHQESDSSDRHKLVPSYYVDSVADLLPTLD; from the exons ATGGCCGCTGGTTGTGTGCATTTGTCGGGGTCTCTTTGCTCCCAGTTTCTGGCATCGGTCGACGCTCTGCTGTTTGACTGCGATGGGGTGCTGTGGAAAGGGGAGAGCGCCATCCCCGGGGCCGTGCAGCTGATTAACCGGCTGCAGGAGCGGGGCAAGCGGGTTTTCTTCCTGACCAACAACAGTACCAAGAGCCGGCAGATGTACGGGGAGAAGCTGCGGGGCCTGGGCTTCCAGGCTGGGCCTGAACAGGTGTTCGGCACCGCGCCGTGCGCCGCCCTTTACCTGCGGCACGAGTCCGAGCTCCGAGGCTCTGTCTACCTGATCGGCGGCGCGGCCCTCCGTGGGGAGCTGCAGGCCCAGGGCATCGCCTGCTCCGGCTCCGGGCCTGGCCCAGAGCTCACTCCCGGGCCCGGGCCCACGCAGGTTTGGGCGGCCGAGCCCCTCGACCCCGCTGTGGGCGCCGTGTTGGTCGGCTTCGACGAGCATTTCACTTACCTGAAGCTGTGCCGGGCCGCCCGCTACCTGCGGAATCCCGCCTGCATCTTCCTGGCCACTAATACCGACACCCTGCTCCCGCTGGAGGGAGGCGGCATCCCCG gcacaggctgCTTGGTGAAGGCAGTCGAAGCAGCAGCAAATCGCACCGCTCATGTCATCGGCAAGCCCAGTGTCTACATGTTTGAGTGTTTGGTGAAAGAACATAGCATTGATCCGAGCAGGACCGTCATGGTAGGGGATCGGCTGGACACTGACATCCTCATGGGATCTAACTGTGGCCTCCGCACCATCTTGACCCTGACTGGTGTATCCAGCCTGGAAGAAGCGAAGGCCCATCAGGAAAGTGATTCCTCCGATCGCCACAAACTGGTTCCCAGCTATTATGTGGACAGCGTAGCTGACTTGCTGCCAACACTTGATTGA